The following is a genomic window from Bordetella petrii.
CTGCGCGGCGCTGTGCGCGCTGCTGGGCGTGGGCGGCATCGCGGCGGCGTGGTACCAGTACGACGTGGCCGCGCAGATGTTCTCGTGCAGCCAGACCTTCGCCGACCGCTTCATGAGCGGGTCGGGCCTGGATGGCGCCGTGCCGTGGCTGTTCGGCATTTTTGCCAGCTGCATGGATGCCTCTGTCGACTTGCTGGGCCTGGAATACGCGCTGTGGAGCCTGGCGCTGTTCGTCGTGCTGGTGATCGCGGCGTTGCGCGCGCTGTTGCGCCGCTGAACGGCGCCCATCGGGCGCGGCCCGTTCAGGCAGGGCAGGCGCGCTAGCCGGCGCGCTGCTGTAGCGTGTATGCGGCGCGATCGTCTTGCGCCAGCAGCCTGGTCAGCACCGGCATGGCTTCTCGCAAGGCCGCGTGCAGCGTCCACGGGGGATTCACCACGAACATGCCGCTGCCATGCAGGCCCAGGCCATCGGCGGCCGGTTTTTTTATTTCACGATGACTCCAGCCTGGCACTTCGCTGGACTGCGCTGAAGCTGGATACAGCAGGTTTATCAATAACTTACGCGCGTCCATCATATGCCGGTGCTTTCTGAAACCTGACCCGGCTTCCACTCTCATGGCTCCCATGTGGCTCTTGGAAACGGGTCTTTCCGAGGAGTCATCATGGCCAAGATCAAACTCACCAAGACCGCTGTGGAGTCGGCGCAGCCCCAGGCGCAGGCGGTCGAACTGCGGGATACCGTGGTGCCGGGCTTCCTGTGCAAGATCACCCCGGCGGGTCGCCGGGTGTTCATGCTCCAGTACCGCACGAATGCCGGGGAGCGCCGCAAACCCGCCTTGGGCCTGTTTGGGGAGCTGACCGTCGAGCAAGCCCGCGTTATGGCCCAGGACTGGCTGGCCGAGGTTCGCCGGGGTGGCGATCCCGGCGGTGCCAAGACCGAGGCGCGCAAGGCCCCCACTATCGCGGAGTTGTGCAAGAAGTTCATGGAGGACTACTCCAAGAAGCGCAACAAGCCCAGCACGCAGGAAGGCTATCAGGGCGTCATCGACCGCTGCATCATCCCATTGCTGGGCCGCAAGAAAGTGCTTGATGTGAAGCGCCCCGACATTGCCGGGCTGATGGAAAAGCTCTCGTACAAGCC
Proteins encoded in this region:
- a CDS encoding disulfide bond formation protein B; the protein is MFSSRQRLLLLIAVLCFAAVGLALVSQHVFDMPPCAWCVLQRLIYLAIGVVALAGAFAGAIARVCAALCALLGVGGIAAAWYQYDVAAQMFSCSQTFADRFMSGSGLDGAVPWLFGIFASCMDASVDLLGLEYALWSLALFVVLVIAALRALLRR